In Chryseobacterium oranimense, a single window of DNA contains:
- a CDS encoding bacteriocin-like protein, which translates to MKNLKKLTKRELKAIDGGALACPPPATTCGEWCSWTAQQRLRCPNMIIDPDPCGC; encoded by the coding sequence ATGAAAAATTTGAAAAAACTGACCAAAAGAGAACTGAAGGCTATCGATGGTGGTGCTTTAGCATGTCCTCCTCCTGCAACTACTTGTGGAGAATGGTGCTCCTGGACCGCACAGCAGAGGCTCAGATGTCCCAATATGATTATAGATCC